The Neovison vison isolate M4711 chromosome 10, ASM_NN_V1, whole genome shotgun sequence genome has a segment encoding these proteins:
- the FMO3 gene encoding LOW QUALITY PROTEIN: dimethylaniline monooxygenase [N-oxide-forming] 3 (The sequence of the model RefSeq protein was modified relative to this genomic sequence to represent the inferred CDS: inserted 1 base in 1 codon; substituted 1 base at 1 genomic stop codon), with amino-acid sequence MGKRVAIIGAGVSGLASIRSCLEEGLEPTCFERSEDVGGLWKFSDHAEEGRASIYQSVFTNSSKEMMCFPDFPYPDDFPNYMHNSKLQEYITAFSKEKKLLRYIQFKTLVSGINKRPDFSVTGQWDVTTEXDGKKESAVFDAVLICSGHHVYPNLPKESFPGLKLFKGKCFHSRDYKEPGIFKGKRILVMGLGNSGCDIATELSHTAEQVIISSRSGSWVMSRVWDDGYPXDMVFITRFETFLKNNLPTAISDWWYMKQMNARFKHENYGLMPLNGTLRKEPVFNDQLPACILCGTVSIKPNVREFTETSAIFEDGTVFEAIDCVIFATGYSYDYPFLDESIIKCKNNEVTLFKGIFPPKLEKPTMAVIGFVQSLGATIPTADLQARWAVQVIKGTCTLPSVTDMMNDIDKKRGEKLKWFGTSETVQTDYITHMDELASFIGAKPSIPWLFLTDPKLAVEVFFGPCSPYQFRLVGPGKWPGARQAILTQWDRTLKPMKTRAAGTPQKPCLLCRWARLLILPALFLAVFFALI; translated from the exons ATGGGGAAGAGAGTGGCCATCATCGGAGCTGGTGTCAGTGGATTAGCCTCCATCAGAAGCTGTCTGGAAGAGGGGCTGGAGCCCACCTGCTTTGAGAGGAGTGAAGATGTTGGGGGCCTGTGGAAATTCTCG GACCAcgcagaggaaggcagagccaGCATTTACCAGTCTGTCTTTACCAACTCTTCCAAAGAGATGATGTGTTTCCCAGACTTCCCATATCCTGATGACTTCCCCAACTATATGCACAACAGCAAGCTCCAGGAATATATCActgcattttccaaagaaaagaagCTCCTGAGATACATACAATTTAAG aCCCTTGTATCTGGTATAAATAAACGTCCTGATTTCTCAGTCACTGGTCAATGGGATGTTACCACTG GAGATGGTAAAAAAGAATCAGCCGTCTTTGATGCTGTGTTGATTTGTTCTGGACACCATGTGTACCCCAACCTACCAAAAGAGTCCTTTCCAG gactaaaactttttaaaggcaAATGCTTCCACAGCCGGGATTATAAGGAGCCAGGAATATTCAAGGGGAAGCGAATCCTGGTGATGGGCCTGGGGAATTCAGGCTGTGATATTGCCACGGAGCTCAGTCACACAGCTGAACAG gtCATCATCAGTTCCAGAAGTGGCTCCTGGGTGATGAGCCGGGTCTGGGATGATGGCTATCCATGAGACATGGTGTTTATCACCCGGTTTGAAACCTTCCTCAAGAACAACTTGCCGACAGCCATCTCCGACTGGTGGTACATGAAGCAGATGAACGCGAGATTCAAGCATGAGAACTACGGCTTGATGCCTTTAAACGG AACCCTGAGGAAAGAGCCTGTGTTTAATGATCAACTCCCAGCTTGCATTCTGTGTGGCACGGTGTCCATTAAGCCGAATGTGAGAGAATTCACTGAGACTTCAGCCATTTTTGAGGATGGCACAGTGTTTGAGGCCATCGATTGTGTCATTTTTGCAACAGGCTATAGTTACGACTACCCCTTCCTTGATGAGTCCATCATTAAGTGCAAAAACAATGAGGTCACCCTGTTTAAAGGCATTTTCCCTCCTAAACTGGAGAAGCCAACCATGGCAGTGATTGGTTTTGTCCAGTCCCTTGGGGCTACCATTCCCACAGCTGACCTGCAAGCCCGCTGGGCAGTACAAGTAATAAAAG gAACTTGTACTTTGCCTTCCGTAACAGACATGATGAATGATATTgataaaaaaagaggggaaaagctCAAATG GTTTGGCACCAGCGAGACAGTACAGACGGATTATATTACACATATGGATGAACTTGCCTCCTTCATCGGGGCAAAGCCCAGCATCCCATGGCTGTTCCTCACAGATCCCAAGCTGGCTGTGGAGGTGTTCTTTGGTCCTTGCAGCCCATACCAGTTTAGGCTGGTGGGCCCAGGCAAGTGGCCAGGAGCCAGGCAAGCCATCCTGACCCAGTGGGACAGGACCCTGAAGCCCATGAAGACGAGGGCTGCCGGGACCCCTCAGAAGCCTTGCTTGCTCTGCCGTTGGGCCAGGCTCCTCATTCTCCCTGCTCTGTTCCTTGCTGTTTTCTTTGCATTGATCTAA